Part of the Acidobacteriota bacterium genome, ATAGCGCGTTGACGTGGGCGGTCACGGTGATGCGCTGCGCGCTGAAGCCTTCGGTCACGGGCGCGGCTTCGGCTCCCATCGCTTTCATGGTCTGCATCCGGCCGTTCGTAGTCATGATGCGGACTGGCTCGTTCACGTCCACCGAAGCGTAGATGAGTTCGGCGAGCGAACGTCCGCCGGCGACCGCTAACGCGCTCGCGCTGTTGCGTGCCTTGGCGAAGGCGTCCTCTACGGCTTTCTTCTTGGCGGCTTCCATGTCATTGAGTTCGTAGCCGAGGTTCTGTCCGGAGGCGGTCTCGATCTCGGCGAGTTGCTGGGTGAGCGGACCGATCTTGTCGAAGTCTTTCTGTTTCAGTTTCACCGTGATGGTGGTGCTCACGCGGTATCCGATGAGTTTGTGCGTCGGCTTTCGGTAGTCGTACATCGGCTGCACGGAGAGGAAGCCCATCGCGGCCGACTTGGGGTCCACGCCATTCGCGCGCAATATCTGGCGCACCTGCTCGGCGGCATTCGCGGCCTTGGTGTAGGCAGCCTTGGAGGTGTCTTCCTGCGGATTGATGCTGAAGCTGAGGATGGCGGTGTCGGGATCGGCTTCAAACTTTCCGTCCGCGCCCACGTATACGCTGTTGGCCTGCGCGGTGAGTGTGGGATGTTCCTGCGCGAGGACGGCGGTGGCAAGGATGAATGTGGCGACGAGCGAAAGCGCGAGGTTCTTCATGTTGGGAATCTCCTGCTAGGAGAACGGACGAATGGATGCGACTTGCAAG contains:
- a CDS encoding SIMPL domain-containing protein (The SIMPL domain is named for its presence in mouse protein SIMPL (signalling molecule that associates with mouse pelle-like kinase). Bacterial member BP26, from Brucella, was shown to assemble into a channel-like structure, while YggE from E. coli has been associated with resistance to oxidative stress.) → MKNLALSLVATFILATAVLAQEHPTLTAQANSVYVGADGKFEADPDTAILSFSINPQEDTSKAAYTKAANAAEQVRQILRANGVDPKSAAMGFLSVQPMYDYRKPTHKLIGYRVSTTITVKLKQKDFDKIGPLTQQLAEIETASGQNLGYELNDMEAAKKKAVEDAFAKARNSASALAVAGGRSLAELIYASVDVNEPVRIMTTNGRMQTMKAMGAEAAPVTEGFSAQRITVTAHVNALFGMK